A DNA window from Rhizobium jaguaris contains the following coding sequences:
- a CDS encoding shikimate dehydrogenase: MGDSRETFGPNAFVTGYPVKHSRSPLIHGHWLRTLGLAGSYRAHEVSPDDFPTFIAALKNGSSGFVGGNVTIPHKETAFKLADRPDDLSVELGSSNTLWLQDGLLHATNTDGRGFTVNLDERHPGWDRTGRVVILGAGGASRAIIQAVRDRGIGEIHVVNRTVERAQELADRFGQRIHAHPMAALAEAMRDAGLFVNTTSLGMDGEAAPQIDFSPLAKNAVVTDIVYVPLKTPLLAQAEEQGFAIVDGLGMLLHQAVPGFEKWFGKRPVVDEALRAIIIADMEKH; encoded by the coding sequence ATGGGTGATTCACGTGAAACATTCGGCCCGAATGCGTTTGTCACAGGCTATCCCGTCAAGCATTCGCGCTCGCCTTTGATCCATGGCCATTGGTTGCGCACACTCGGTCTCGCAGGAAGTTATCGCGCACACGAAGTCTCACCGGATGATTTTCCGACCTTTATCGCTGCCTTGAAGAACGGCTCGAGCGGCTTCGTTGGCGGCAATGTGACGATCCCGCACAAGGAGACGGCATTCAAGCTGGCGGATCGACCGGATGATTTGTCCGTCGAACTCGGTTCTTCGAACACGCTCTGGCTTCAGGACGGTTTGTTGCATGCGACCAATACGGATGGCCGCGGTTTCACCGTCAATCTGGATGAGCGTCATCCAGGTTGGGATCGTACCGGACGGGTGGTGATCCTGGGGGCAGGGGGCGCCAGCCGCGCCATCATCCAGGCGGTTCGGGACCGCGGCATCGGCGAAATTCACGTCGTCAACCGCACTGTCGAACGGGCGCAGGAACTGGCGGACCGGTTCGGTCAACGCATCCACGCCCATCCGATGGCAGCGCTGGCAGAGGCGATGCGGGATGCCGGCCTCTTCGTCAATACGACCTCGCTTGGTATGGACGGCGAGGCGGCGCCGCAGATCGATTTTTCACCGCTGGCTAAAAATGCCGTTGTCACCGACATCGTCTATGTGCCGCTGAAAACCCCGCTGCTGGCCCAGGCTGAAGAACAGGGCTTTGCCATTGTCGACGGTCTTGGCATGTTGCTGCATCAGGCCGTTCCGGGTTTTGAAAAATGGTTCGGCAAGCGCCCTGTGGTCGATGAGGCGCTGCGAGCAATAATCATCGCCGATATGGAAAAGCATTGA
- the mltA gene encoding murein transglycosylase A — protein sequence MTTSSQDFRLEPATFADLKGWKDDDPSSLFRAMRDCRAHIRDMKPYRTGAAGLTASDLLTLLDDAEGCEPTNAAEARAFFEERCQPFFIRRGDGARGFVTAFYEPEITVSATRDEIYRYPFYRRPDDLIDLDDTNRPAELDPSYMFGRLENGTVSAYPDRGEIDRGYLEGRGFEIAWAKSKVDVFFVHVQGAARLRYPDGRVGRITYAAKAGHPFSAVGRLLIERGVLDRATISMQTIRDWLYAHPQEADEVLWHNRSYIFFREADVSDPALGPIAAAKVPLVAGRSLAVDRLIHSFGFPFFIQSESLTHLDSGGPFGRLMLALDTGSAIVGPARGDIFTGSGYDAGELAGTVRNDADFYILVPKAAAQRFG from the coding sequence ATGACGACTTCATCGCAGGATTTCAGGCTTGAGCCGGCAACCTTCGCCGATCTGAAGGGCTGGAAGGACGACGATCCTTCCAGCCTTTTTCGTGCCATGAGGGACTGTCGGGCCCATATCAGGGACATGAAGCCCTACCGCACCGGCGCCGCCGGCCTGACCGCGAGCGATCTCCTGACCTTGCTCGACGATGCGGAAGGCTGTGAGCCCACGAACGCAGCGGAAGCCCGGGCGTTTTTCGAGGAGCGCTGCCAACCTTTCTTCATTCGCCGCGGTGACGGCGCCAGAGGTTTCGTGACCGCCTTCTACGAGCCGGAGATTACAGTCTCCGCAACCCGGGACGAGATCTACCGCTATCCCTTCTATCGCCGGCCGGACGATCTGATCGACCTCGATGATACCAACCGGCCCGCTGAGCTTGATCCATCCTACATGTTCGGTCGTCTCGAAAACGGCACCGTCTCTGCCTATCCGGATCGGGGTGAGATCGATCGCGGTTATCTGGAGGGCAGGGGTTTTGAGATCGCCTGGGCGAAATCCAAAGTGGATGTCTTCTTCGTGCACGTGCAGGGCGCAGCGAGGCTGCGCTATCCTGATGGGCGCGTGGGCCGGATCACCTATGCCGCAAAGGCCGGCCATCCCTTTTCGGCCGTCGGCCGTCTGCTGATCGAACGCGGTGTGCTCGACCGGGCGACGATTTCGATGCAGACGATCCGCGACTGGCTCTATGCTCATCCGCAGGAGGCCGATGAGGTCCTGTGGCATAACCGGTCCTATATTTTCTTCCGCGAGGCCGATGTCAGCGATCCGGCGCTTGGTCCGATCGCAGCCGCGAAGGTACCTTTGGTCGCCGGCCGCTCGCTGGCGGTGGATCGGCTGATCCATAGCTTCGGCTTTCCTTTCTTCATCCAGTCGGAAAGCCTGACGCATCTCGATAGCGGCGGGCCCTTCGGGCGGCTGATGCTGGCGCTCGACACCGGCTCGGCGATCGTCGGCCCGGCACGCGGGGATATCTTTACCGGTTCCGGCTACGATGCCGGAGAGCTTGCCGGTACCGTGCGCAACGATGCGGATTTTTATATACTGGTTCCGAAGGCGGCAGCTCAGAGGTTTGGCTGA
- the secB gene encoding protein-export chaperone SecB — protein MANENSGNGATNPSLSILAQYTKDLSFENPGAPRSLQARENAPDININVNVNANPLSESDFDVVLTLNAEAKDGDRVLFHTELVYGGVFRVTGFPQEHMLPLLFIECPRLLFPFARQIIADVTRNGGFPPLMIDPIDFAQMFTQRVAEEQARSQVQAVPN, from the coding sequence ATGGCCAACGAGAACAGCGGCAACGGCGCAACCAACCCGAGCCTTTCCATCCTTGCTCAATACACCAAGGATCTTTCTTTCGAAAATCCTGGTGCTCCGCGCTCGCTGCAGGCCCGGGAAAACGCCCCCGATATCAACATCAATGTCAACGTCAACGCCAACCCGCTGTCGGAATCGGATTTCGACGTCGTCTTGACGCTGAATGCCGAAGCCAAGGATGGTGACCGGGTTCTCTTCCACACCGAGTTGGTCTATGGCGGCGTCTTCCGCGTCACCGGTTTCCCGCAGGAACACATGCTGCCGCTGCTCTTCATCGAGTGCCCGCGCCTGCTGTTCCCCTTCGCCCGTCAGATCATCGCCGACGTCACCCGCAACGGTGGCTTCCCGCCGCTGATGATCGACCCGATCGATTTCGCGCAGATGTTCACGCAGCGTGTAGCCGAAGAACAGGCCCGCTCCCAGGTCCAGGCGGTTCCGAACTAA
- the coaE gene encoding dephospho-CoA kinase (Dephospho-CoA kinase (CoaE) performs the final step in coenzyme A biosynthesis.), translating to MIRVGLTGSIGMGKSTSGKLFAEAGIPVNDADAVVHDLYNGEAVPLVEAAFPGTTKDGAVDRQALGSKLAGDPSGFKRLEAIVHPLVRQREEIFLDRQRAAGTDIVVLDIPLLFETGADERVDKIVVVSCDPQIQRKRVLARPGMTEEKFNMILSRQTPDAEKRARADYIIDTGHSIDTAREQVKNIIADLRQRFPDNEPTGGEP from the coding sequence ATGATCCGCGTTGGCCTCACCGGATCGATCGGCATGGGAAAATCGACATCGGGGAAGCTGTTCGCCGAAGCCGGCATCCCTGTGAACGATGCCGATGCAGTGGTGCATGATCTCTACAACGGCGAAGCCGTACCCCTGGTCGAAGCTGCTTTTCCGGGAACGACGAAGGATGGGGCTGTCGACCGGCAGGCGCTTGGCAGCAAACTTGCCGGCGATCCCTCCGGTTTCAAACGACTGGAAGCCATCGTCCATCCGCTGGTGCGGCAGCGCGAAGAGATATTTCTGGACCGTCAGCGCGCCGCCGGCACGGATATCGTTGTGCTCGATATTCCGCTGCTGTTCGAAACCGGCGCCGATGAAAGGGTGGACAAGATCGTCGTCGTCAGCTGCGATCCACAGATTCAGAGGAAAAGAGTGCTTGCCCGACCGGGCATGACTGAGGAAAAATTCAATATGATTCTCTCCCGCCAGACGCCGGATGCGGAGAAGCGGGCGAGGGCCGACTACATCATCGACACCGGCCACAGCATAGACACGGCGCGGGAGCAGGTAAAAAACATCATAGCGGATCTGCGGCAGCGGTTCCCGGACAACGAACCTACTGGCGGAGAGCCCTGA
- a CDS encoding helix-turn-helix domain-containing protein — protein sequence MTPFGEAVRKLRARKGVSQKQMAAALNVTPAYLSALEHGKRGLPTFDLLQRIAGYFNIIWDEAEELFLLARFSDPRVVIDTSGLAPEYTALVNRLAGRIRSLDAATIRELSLVLENAGKSG from the coding sequence GTGACCCCGTTCGGTGAGGCGGTACGAAAACTCAGGGCGCGCAAGGGTGTCTCGCAGAAGCAAATGGCGGCGGCCCTCAATGTGACTCCGGCTTATTTATCTGCCTTAGAACATGGAAAGCGTGGGCTGCCGACCTTCGATCTGCTGCAGCGCATCGCCGGATATTTCAATATCATCTGGGACGAGGCAGAGGAATTGTTCTTGCTTGCGCGCTTTTCCGACCCGCGTGTCGTCATCGATACTTCGGGCCTTGCGCCCGAATATACGGCCCTCGTCAATCGCTTGGCAGGCCGGATTCGCAGTCTCGATGCGGCGACGATCCGGGAACTGTCTCTGGTTCTCGAAAATGCCGGTAAAAGCGGCTGA
- a CDS encoding Smr/MutS family protein, translating into MASERQTKERKLSTDERILWGKVAKSTRPMPGRLADIEAFDEVLAAEARAEETARAEKEKASAASVDPQIPPPPAKQSSGAHHPLERPVKRKIAKGRLALEARIDLHGLIQSEAHAMLLDFLLRAHQRGLRHVLVITGKGSSMGSEGALKRAVPMWFSKPEFRFLISSYETAAQHHGGDGALYIRLSRLKGERL; encoded by the coding sequence ATGGCTTCCGAACGACAGACCAAGGAACGAAAGCTCAGCACGGACGAACGCATCCTCTGGGGCAAGGTGGCGAAAAGCACCCGCCCAATGCCGGGACGGCTCGCTGATATCGAAGCTTTCGACGAGGTTCTGGCGGCAGAGGCGCGAGCGGAGGAGACCGCGCGTGCCGAGAAGGAGAAAGCTTCGGCAGCGTCCGTCGATCCCCAAATTCCGCCGCCACCGGCAAAACAGTCTTCGGGCGCGCATCATCCGCTGGAGCGGCCGGTCAAGCGCAAGATCGCCAAGGGCCGGCTGGCGCTGGAAGCGCGGATCGACCTTCACGGGCTGATCCAGAGTGAGGCGCACGCCATGCTCCTCGATTTCCTTCTCCGGGCGCATCAGCGCGGCCTTCGCCATGTGCTTGTCATCACCGGCAAGGGCAGCTCCATGGGCAGCGAAGGCGCCTTGAAGCGTGCCGTGCCGATGTGGTTTTCCAAGCCGGAATTCCGATTCCTGATTTCGTCGTATGAGACGGCGGCGCAGCATCATGGCGGCGACGGCGCCCTCTATATCCGCCTGTCGCGGCTGAAAGGGGAGAGGCTGTGA
- a CDS encoding Tim44/TimA family putative adaptor protein, which produces MGANDFVTIFFLVAAVLIFFQLRSVLGRRTGNEKPPRDLYGSPDSATGPTAPDAGKVVTLPRRDSAEDEDRFAAIDAFAPAGTPLNDSLRELSKADPTFNPKEFVNGARMAYEMIVMAFADGDRKALKGLLSREVYEGFDAAITERETKGEKVKSTFVGIDKADIVTAEMKGTEAFVTMRIVSQMISATYDKAGALIDGDAEAVAEISDLWTFARDSRSRDPNWKLVATESEQ; this is translated from the coding sequence ATGGGTGCAAACGACTTTGTGACGATCTTTTTCCTGGTGGCGGCGGTGCTGATCTTCTTTCAGCTGCGTAGCGTCCTTGGCCGCCGTACGGGGAACGAGAAGCCGCCGCGCGATCTCTATGGTTCTCCTGATTCGGCTACGGGTCCGACCGCGCCGGATGCAGGCAAGGTCGTGACTCTGCCGCGCCGCGACTCCGCCGAGGACGAAGATCGCTTTGCCGCCATCGATGCCTTTGCGCCAGCCGGTACGCCACTCAATGATTCGTTGCGCGAATTGAGCAAGGCCGACCCCACCTTCAATCCAAAGGAATTCGTCAACGGTGCGCGCATGGCTTATGAGATGATCGTCATGGCGTTTGCCGATGGCGATCGCAAGGCGCTGAAGGGGCTGTTGTCGCGCGAGGTCTATGAAGGCTTCGATGCCGCCATTACCGAGCGCGAAACCAAGGGCGAAAAGGTGAAGTCCACCTTCGTCGGTATCGACAAGGCTGATATCGTCACCGCCGAGATGAAGGGGACGGAAGCTTTCGTAACGATGCGCATCGTGAGCCAGATGATTTCGGCGACTTATGACAAGGCCGGCGCCCTGATCGACGGTGACGCCGAAGCGGTAGCCGAGATCAGCGATCTCTGGACATTTGCCCGCGACAGCCGTTCGCGCGATCCGAACTGGAAACTGGTGGCGACTGAATCCGAACAATGA
- the gyrB gene encoding DNA topoisomerase (ATP-hydrolyzing) subunit B has product MTDTSVTENGGNAEYGADSIKVLKGLDAVRKRPGMYIGDTDDGSGLHHMVYEVVDNAIDEALAGHADIVTVTLNPDGSVTVTDNGRGIPTDIHTGEGVSAAEVIMTQLHAGGKFDQNSYKVSGGLHGVGVSVVNALSVWLKLKIRRQGKIHEMSFTHGVADAPLRETGDAGSETGTEVSFMPSSLTFTMTEFDYATLEHRLRELAFLNSGVRILLTDKRHSDIKQEEMIYDGGLEAFVAYLDRAKKPLVEKPVSIHGEKDGITVEVAMWWNDSYHENVLCFTNNIPQRDGGTHMAGFRGALTRQITSYADTSGITKKEKVTLTGDDCREGLTAVLSVKVPDPKFSSQTKDKLVSSEVRPVVESLVNEALSTWLEEHPADAKVLVGKVVEAAAAREAARKARELTRRKGALDIASLPGKLADCSERDPAKSEVFLVEGDSAGGSAKQGRSRENQAILPLRGKILNVERARFDKMLSSQEIGTLITALGTGIGKDEFNADKLRYHKIIIMTDADVDGAHIRTLLLTFFFRQMPDLIERGHLYIAQPPLYKVTRGKSVQYVKDEKALEEYLIGQGLEDASLRLGSGEVRAGQDLREVIVDALRLRTLLDNLHSRYNRAVVEQAAIAGALNAELVSDPARAQGLVDDVAKRLDIIAEETERGWTGSLTSEGGLRFERMVRGVKEVVVLDMALIGSQDARLIDQLGSRLKEIYDLPPKLVRRDDETEISGPRMLLETIFASGRKGLTMQRYKGLGEMNAEQLWETTLDPNVRSLLQVKVADATDADGLFARLMGDEVEPRREFIQDNALSVANLDI; this is encoded by the coding sequence ATGACCGACACATCCGTAACCGAAAACGGCGGCAACGCCGAATATGGCGCAGATTCCATCAAGGTTCTGAAGGGCCTTGATGCAGTGCGCAAGCGTCCCGGCATGTACATCGGTGACACGGATGACGGCTCGGGCCTGCATCACATGGTTTATGAGGTCGTCGACAACGCCATCGACGAGGCGCTGGCCGGCCATGCCGATATCGTCACGGTGACGCTAAACCCCGACGGATCGGTGACCGTCACCGACAACGGCCGCGGCATCCCGACAGATATCCACACCGGTGAAGGCGTTTCTGCAGCCGAAGTCATCATGACCCAGCTCCACGCCGGCGGTAAGTTCGATCAGAACTCCTATAAGGTCTCCGGCGGCCTGCACGGCGTCGGCGTCTCTGTCGTCAACGCATTATCCGTCTGGCTGAAACTGAAGATCCGTCGCCAGGGTAAGATCCATGAAATGAGCTTCACCCACGGCGTCGCCGATGCGCCGCTGAGGGAGACGGGAGACGCTGGCTCCGAGACCGGCACCGAGGTTAGCTTCATGCCGAGCTCGCTGACCTTCACCATGACGGAATTCGACTATGCCACGCTGGAGCATCGCCTGCGCGAGCTCGCGTTCCTGAATTCCGGCGTCCGTATTCTCCTTACCGACAAGCGTCACTCCGACATCAAGCAGGAAGAGATGATCTACGACGGTGGCCTCGAGGCTTTCGTCGCCTATCTCGACCGCGCCAAGAAGCCGCTGGTCGAGAAGCCCGTATCGATCCATGGCGAAAAGGACGGCATCACCGTCGAGGTGGCGATGTGGTGGAACGACAGCTACCACGAGAACGTGCTCTGCTTCACCAATAACATCCCACAGCGCGATGGCGGTACGCATATGGCGGGCTTCCGTGGCGCATTGACGCGCCAGATAACCTCCTATGCCGATACGTCGGGCATCACCAAGAAGGAAAAGGTGACGCTGACGGGTGACGATTGCCGCGAAGGATTGACGGCAGTGCTTTCCGTAAAAGTTCCGGATCCGAAATTTTCCTCGCAAACCAAGGACAAGCTGGTATCGTCGGAAGTTCGTCCGGTGGTCGAAAGCCTTGTCAACGAAGCGCTAAGCACCTGGCTCGAAGAGCATCCGGCAGACGCGAAAGTTCTGGTCGGCAAGGTTGTCGAAGCCGCCGCCGCCCGCGAAGCCGCCCGCAAGGCGCGCGAGCTGACCCGGCGCAAGGGCGCTCTCGATATCGCGTCGCTGCCCGGCAAGCTCGCCGATTGCTCCGAACGCGATCCGGCCAAGTCTGAAGTGTTCCTGGTCGAGGGTGATTCGGCGGGTGGTTCGGCCAAACAGGGCCGTTCGCGCGAAAACCAGGCAATCCTGCCGCTGCGCGGCAAGATCCTCAATGTCGAGCGCGCCCGTTTCGACAAGATGTTGTCGAGCCAGGAAATCGGCACCTTGATCACCGCGCTGGGCACCGGCATCGGCAAGGACGAGTTCAATGCCGACAAGCTGCGCTATCACAAGATCATCATCATGACGGACGCCGACGTCGACGGCGCCCATATTCGCACGTTGCTGCTCACTTTCTTCTTCCGGCAGATGCCCGATCTCATTGAGCGCGGCCATCTCTATATCGCTCAGCCGCCGCTCTATAAAGTGACGCGCGGCAAGTCGGTGCAATATGTCAAGGACGAGAAGGCGCTGGAAGAATATCTGATCGGCCAGGGCCTCGAGGATGCGAGCCTGCGGCTCGGCAGCGGTGAAGTTCGTGCCGGCCAGGATCTGCGTGAGGTCATTGTCGATGCCCTGCGTCTGCGCACACTGCTCGACAATCTGCATTCGCGCTATAACCGCGCCGTTGTCGAACAGGCGGCAATTGCCGGCGCTCTGAATGCGGAACTCGTCAGCGACCCGGCGCGTGCGCAAGGTCTGGTGGATGACGTCGCCAAGCGACTCGATATCATCGCCGAGGAAACCGAGCGCGGTTGGACCGGCAGCCTCACCAGCGAAGGGGGATTGCGTTTCGAGCGTATGGTGCGTGGCGTCAAGGAAGTCGTCGTTCTCGACATGGCGCTGATCGGCTCGCAGGACGCGCGTCTTATCGATCAGCTCGGGTCGCGCCTCAAGGAGATCTATGACCTGCCGCCGAAGCTCGTGCGCCGTGACGATGAGACCGAGATTTCTGGTCCGCGCATGTTGCTGGAAACCATCTTCGCCAGCGGCCGCAAGGGTCTCACCATGCAGCGCTATAAGGGCCTCGGCGAAATGAACGCCGAGCAGCTTTGGGAAACGACGCTCGATCCGAACGTCCGTTCGCTGCTGCAGGTCAAGGTCGCCGATGCGACCGATGCCGACGGTTTGTTTGCCCGGCTCATGGGCGATGAAGTCGAGCCTCGGCGCGAATTCATTCAGGACAACGCCCTGAGCGTCGCCAACCTCGATATCTGA
- the dnaQ gene encoding DNA polymerase III subunit epsilon yields MREIIFDTETTGLDNRADRVIEIGGIELFNHFPTGKTIHLYINPGDRKVHPDALAVHGITDEFLKDKPSFADVIDQILDFFGEAKWIAHNATFDMGFVNAEFARLGRPPILPDTVIDTLAMARRKHPMGPNSLDALCRRYGIDNSHRTKHGALLDSELLAEVYIEMIGGRQTALGLGNISGSSARSRQIDDVEEMVADILVRPKPLASRLSEAELENHAALIAKLGEKGIWSKYRASN; encoded by the coding sequence ATGCGCGAAATCATTTTCGATACGGAAACGACCGGCCTCGACAATAGAGCCGACCGTGTCATCGAAATCGGCGGTATCGAGCTTTTCAACCATTTTCCGACCGGCAAGACCATTCATCTCTATATCAATCCCGGCGACCGCAAGGTTCATCCGGATGCGCTTGCCGTGCATGGCATTACCGACGAGTTCCTGAAGGACAAGCCGTCCTTTGCCGACGTCATCGATCAAATCCTCGACTTTTTCGGCGAAGCCAAGTGGATCGCTCATAACGCGACGTTCGACATGGGCTTCGTCAATGCCGAATTTGCCAGGCTCGGCCGGCCGCCGATCCTGCCCGATACGGTGATCGATACGCTGGCCATGGCGCGGCGCAAACATCCGATGGGACCGAACTCGCTGGATGCGCTCTGCCGGCGCTATGGCATCGACAATTCCCACCGCACCAAACACGGCGCGCTTCTCGACTCCGAACTGCTGGCCGAGGTCTATATCGAGATGATCGGTGGCCGGCAGACGGCCCTTGGTCTCGGCAACATCAGCGGTTCATCCGCACGGTCCCGTCAGATCGATGATGTGGAAGAGATGGTCGCGGATATCCTGGTGCGGCCGAAGCCTTTGGCGAGCAGACTGAGTGAGGCCGAGCTGGAAAATCATGCCGCGCTGATCGCCAAGCTCGGAGAAAAAGGCATCTGGTCTAAATACCGCGCCTCGAACTGA
- a CDS encoding pyruvate, water dikinase regulatory protein gives MENRTSFFHLHLISDSTGETLISAGRAASVQFHASQPIEHVYPLIRNRKQLLPVLEAIDHSPGIVLYTIVDRELADFIAERCREMGVPCVNVLEPVMNVFQTYLGAASRRRVGAQHVMNADYFARIEALNFTMDHDDGQMQDDYNDADVVIVGISRTSKTPTSIYLANRGIKTANIPIVHDVPLPESLIRATKPLIVGLVATTDRISQVRENRILGATAGFDRGDYIDRAAISEELKYARSLCARHNWPVIDVTRRSIEETAAAIVALRPKLR, from the coding sequence GTGGAAAACCGGACAAGCTTCTTTCATCTGCATCTGATTTCTGACTCAACCGGTGAGACTCTGATCTCTGCGGGCCGCGCCGCCTCGGTGCAATTCCATGCCAGCCAGCCGATCGAGCATGTCTATCCGTTGATCAGGAACCGCAAACAGCTCCTGCCGGTTCTCGAAGCGATCGACCATAGTCCCGGGATCGTCCTTTATACGATTGTCGATCGAGAACTTGCCGATTTCATCGCTGAGCGTTGCCGTGAGATGGGCGTGCCCTGCGTCAATGTCCTTGAGCCGGTGATGAATGTCTTCCAGACCTATCTCGGCGCGGCGTCGCGCCGCCGGGTCGGCGCTCAGCATGTGATGAATGCCGATTATTTCGCCCGCATCGAAGCGCTGAACTTCACCATGGACCACGATGATGGCCAGATGCAGGATGATTATAATGACGCCGATGTCGTTATTGTGGGCATCAGCCGGACATCGAAGACGCCGACGAGCATCTATCTTGCCAACAGAGGCATCAAGACGGCCAATATCCCGATCGTCCATGACGTGCCCTTGCCCGAGAGCTTGATCCGGGCGACCAAACCGCTGATCGTCGGCCTGGTGGCGACTACGGACCGGATATCACAGGTTCGCGAAAACCGCATCCTCGGCGCAACGGCCGGTTTCGATCGCGGTGACTACATCGATCGCGCGGCGATCTCCGAGGAGTTGAAATATGCCCGTTCGCTCTGCGCCCGGCACAACTGGCCTGTCATTGATGTCACCCGCCGCTCGATCGAAGAGACCGCGGCGGCCATTGTTGCCCTGCGCCCGAAGCTGCGCTAA
- a CDS encoding Maf-like protein, whose protein sequence is MTAPLILASSSPFRRMLMQNAGLYFQAVAAEIDERAIEAPLEQDGAGPDAVALVLAKAKAKEVSDRFAGSLVIGSDQTMSLGDEVFHKPKTMADAQNHLRVLSGKTHRLNSAIALARNGDIIWEHVSHAELTMRDLSSDFIHRHLSRVGDKALSSVGAYQLEAEGIQLFSKIDGDYFTIVGLPMLPLLQQLRELGVIDG, encoded by the coding sequence ATGACAGCGCCGCTCATCCTTGCCTCTTCCAGCCCATTTCGGCGGATGCTGATGCAAAATGCCGGCCTGTATTTCCAAGCGGTCGCAGCCGAGATCGACGAACGCGCGATCGAAGCGCCGCTGGAGCAGGATGGTGCCGGGCCGGATGCCGTAGCGCTGGTGCTGGCCAAGGCCAAGGCGAAAGAGGTGAGTGATCGTTTCGCCGGCTCGCTCGTCATCGGCTCGGATCAGACGATGTCGCTTGGCGATGAAGTCTTCCACAAACCGAAGACGATGGCGGACGCCCAAAACCATCTGCGAGTTTTATCCGGCAAGACCCATCGTCTGAACAGCGCCATCGCGCTGGCGCGCAACGGCGACATCATCTGGGAACATGTATCCCACGCCGAATTGACCATGCGCGATCTCTCGTCCGACTTTATCCATCGCCATCTGAGCCGCGTTGGCGACAAGGCGCTGTCGAGCGTCGGCGCCTATCAGCTCGAGGCCGAGGGCATACAGCTTTTCTCGAAAATCGACGGCGATTATTTTACCATCGTCGGATTGCCGATGCTGCCGCTCCTTCAGCAGCTTCGCGAACTGGGAGTGATTGATGGGTGA
- a CDS encoding nitroreductase family protein, whose protein sequence is MTSSNSRESQYPIDKLFLDRWSPRAYSNESMPEADLLTILEAAHWAPSSSNLQPWRFVYALRGSENWDKFLSVLVEFNQGWVKSAAAILFVVSRTHNGELGSAEQKPNYSHSFDAGTAWGFLAVQAHLAGYEAHGMTGFHVDKAYEVLGIPDGFRVEAAVAIGKIGDKNQLPEKLREREVPSQRKPLSELAFNGTFIAK, encoded by the coding sequence ATGACGTCCAGCAATTCCCGCGAGTCGCAATATCCGATCGACAAGCTCTTCCTCGACCGTTGGTCGCCGCGTGCCTATTCCAACGAATCTATGCCGGAGGCCGACCTGCTGACCATACTGGAAGCTGCCCATTGGGCGCCGTCTTCCTCCAACCTGCAGCCCTGGCGCTTCGTCTACGCTCTGCGTGGCTCGGAAAATTGGGACAAGTTCTTGAGCGTGTTGGTGGAATTCAACCAGGGCTGGGTCAAGTCCGCCGCCGCCATCCTTTTTGTCGTCTCGCGTACCCATAACGGCGAACTCGGTTCGGCGGAGCAGAAGCCGAACTATAGCCATTCCTTCGACGCCGGCACGGCCTGGGGCTTCCTTGCCGTCCAGGCGCATCTAGCCGGCTACGAGGCGCATGGCATGACCGGTTTCCATGTCGACAAGGCCTATGAGGTTCTCGGCATTCCGGACGGCTTCCGTGTCGAGGCCGCCGTTGCGATCGGCAAGATCGGTGACAAGAACCAGCTTCCCGAAAAGCTCCGGGAGCGCGAAGTGCCGAGCCAGCGCAAACCGCTTTCCGAGCTCGCCTTCAATGGCACTTTCATCGCCAAGTAA
- a CDS encoding FxsA family protein: MRLSLVPIFVFLMPLAEIAGFIIVGKMVGVWATLALVILSALLGAALLRIQGIGILQRISAESRNGGDPGREMVHGAMIVVAAFLLMLPGFISDIIGLLLFIPAVRELAWKVLRKRIVVLGSSRAFGRGAGQGPKSGPGPQTRPRGPGHVVDLDETDFHREPNRKSPWSDQKRLEE, translated from the coding sequence ATGCGCCTATCCCTTGTTCCTATCTTCGTCTTTCTGATGCCGCTTGCCGAAATCGCCGGCTTCATCATCGTTGGCAAGATGGTCGGCGTCTGGGCGACATTGGCGCTGGTTATCCTTAGCGCCCTCTTGGGCGCCGCCCTTCTCAGAATCCAGGGCATCGGCATTCTGCAGCGCATTTCGGCCGAGAGCCGCAATGGCGGCGATCCCGGACGCGAAATGGTGCATGGCGCCATGATCGTCGTTGCCGCATTCCTGCTGATGCTGCCCGGCTTCATTTCTGATATTATTGGTTTGCTGCTCTTCATCCCGGCGGTACGTGAGCTTGCCTGGAAGGTTCTACGCAAACGCATCGTCGTCCTGGGCAGCTCGCGCGCCTTCGGACGTGGAGCCGGGCAAGGCCCGAAGTCAGGTCCCGGCCCCCAAACCCGGCCGCGCGGACCTGGGCACGTTGTCGATCTCGACGAGACCGATTTTCATCGCGAGCCCAATCGCAAGTCGCCCTGGTCTGACCAAAAACGCCTTGAAGAATAG